The Phaseolus vulgaris cultivar G19833 chromosome 5, P. vulgaris v2.0, whole genome shotgun sequence genomic interval TGTCCAAGAAAGTCTTGCTGAAAGAATGTGGttcatcatcaataataatcaaGCGTAGAAAAATATAAGATGTAGAAAATATGCCAAAAAACCATATCCAATGGAATTTTGCATTAGTATTCAGTTAGCACAGCCAGTTAAGCAAAAGACTTTACTAGTTAATGCAAGGTACCTGCACAGAGTTGGTCAGTTCTCCAGCAGGTACTATGGCTGTGGATTCAACCACAGTTCCTTCCAATCCTGAAGAAGAGATTGACCGGGTGTGGATATTGCTACTGGGAGGGCCTTCAATAGCCAATGGACCCAAGAGATCAACAAGGAGATCTGCTGAAGGAGGTTGAGAATCTACTTTACTCAAAGTCCCGTTTTCCTGGGATAATCTTTCACCTGCTGAAGTATCATCCtgttcagaaaaaaaaaaaacaggagTGAAACTAAGAAATAGGATGAACCATTATACAGTTAAAGATGAAATCATGTTGACCAAAATCATTTGTGAAGATACACAAAGCAGAGTGAAACAACAAACCACCGCACTGCTCATGCTGGGAATCTTTACAAGGCTAAGTTGGCCAACAGGAAGAGTTCCATTAGGATGACTTTGTTCAGTTACAACCAAAGCATTTGATGTTTGAGATTGCTGCTGTCGTAACCTTATGGCACTTTGTTCTGCAGTATCTTCAGTGTCTTCAGCCTTTTTAATCAAAGCAGACTGAATTTGAAAGAGTATAAAATCCATGAGTATATATCAAAAGTGATAGTGCAAATTTCAAACAAGTTGTCTCTGAATCAATATTGCAAGAAAACCTGTCGTTCAGGGAATTTAGGCATTTCGGCCAATATATTCATTAGAGCTGCACCTTTTCTACTCAATGCAAAATATTCCACAGCTCTTTGCTGTATTTCAACTTCAATTGAGCTTTCATATCTAAACATGAGCAAATGGGTTAGAAGAACCTATGGCCTTATAAAGAACTATATAAAAAACCATGATAATAAGAAATTGAACACTGAAGAGGTCAATCTCACTTCTTAAATATTGTCCATATCTGATTTTGTAATTCAGGGTCGGGTGGTTGACTGTGCATCAGAATTTTAGCATATGTAGACAAAAGAATAGAAATAGTAGAATTCCTGAATATAAAGCACATCTTGTAAGGTATCTTGGAAAAATTGGATTTCAACTAAAAAATTAGATGAGGTAGATTGTGATTCCCCTTACGATACAGTAGGAAGCTTCTCGTGTATAATGCCAAATATTTCCTTTGGACTGCACCCAGGTCGTCTGGCTAGAAGGTGTCCAAACTCTCCAAGGATGTACGCACTGACCTGTTGAAGTGTACGAGATAGAAATTAAAACAAGTACTTGCTTTTTAACAGTGAATAaatcaatatataaattatgaaaCTTCAATTTGCGAACAAATCAATATAAAGTACAATACTACATAAAATCCATAATAACAGAAAGAAATACTTCTTGCATCCCTCAAGCGATTATGgaagttcaagttaaaggaaCCACTTCGCAAAGATGTCTCTGTTTTGCTcgaatataattaaatatttcttacCCATTTTACAGTTTAGAAACCCTCTTCAAGAAAGTGTCACTTAGCAGAAATATTGTCCATACAAACTAGTAGCATCCAGATAATTAAAGAATGGAAGTAAAAGTACAAACCTTAACCATTGTCTCGTGTATAGCAGGTTTGTCAAGATACTCTCGAGCTTTCGCCGCAGCATAAGGCTGAGAAAGACATAAAATGCCTAGTGAATGTTTTCTATGTTAGGGAGCAGCATCATAGTCACTACAAGTTTCAAACAAACCTGTAAATCTTCATTGTTTGTAACAAACTGCACCACCCGAAACCATATGTCATCACTAACAAAATCCCCAGCCTTGTCAATTAATTGAAGAATCACGTCAACATACCTGTATAAAAAGGGATGGCATGATATCAATGTACATATTACATCAATAATAAGTTCTGATCTAAGATAACTAGGGATTTTTTATTCTAAGGTAAGAGGGTGACAGGTTTACTGTTTCTATTTTACTAATActgaacaaaattatataaacaaaatctTGCAATCCCTTCACAGTTGCAGAAAAATGTATAGTACTTAGTTATGTTCATCTCACATGTTCATAAAGAACACAATCTAGCAGTTCCTCTAGGCCGTCCCcagtaatttctaaattaattgcATGTATTTGCCAATAGAAAAATTCTGATTGACAATAAACAGGGTTGGctgttattttgaattttataattatactgTCTTTTCTCAAGATATTTTATGACAAAAAAGTCAAGTGAAAAAGTTGAATACAGGTCATCCTCAAAATAGAAGTAATAGAAAAGAAGCTACAGCAAAAGATGAAAGGACACATCAATTATactgaatttttaattttttataaaaaaagttcaTCAAATGTATGATAATGAAACCACTCTTAAAACTAATAATTGGGTGACATATCAATACTTGGGTTTGCACTCGAGCCTGTTGGGGGATTTTCTTCAAGGTCAGGGCAAACTATCTGTTTATTTGCCCATCTAAAATAGCTGAATCGTTGTCCTAGATTTATTAGCACTATGAAGGAAGAAACTATATATTGCATTTTTTAAGACTTCATTAGAGGCTAACAGTATGAAAGTAACCTTTATGACCAGTTCAGGAGTTACATATCATGAGAATCAATGATGAGATTTATGCTACAGTAACAatactattatttaatttctttagtAGGTTCAATTACATTACCATGAAAGGTCTGGTGCAAACTTCTCAGCTAGAATAGCAGCTTTAAGTGACAATTCCTCACGCATTGCAAACTCTGCGGTGCTGAGATACTACAAAACAGTTGAAATCGCAAACTAATCATTTTATATACCCAGttaatacatttatttcttttgtttattGTACTATGAAGAGGCTGTTGGGAAGTTGGTAGGGTTTACATAGCAATAGATTTTCAAATTGCATGAATTAGTTTGGAAGTAGCTCCATACCTGCAGTAGTTCTTCAACTATATCCTTTGCATTTGAAACATCACACATGCCATAAAGCAAATCTAGAGCACGCCTCCGAATACTGCATGTAGATAAATGCAGTTACAAAATCTAGATTTAACAAAAATTGGCATTCAGAATGAAACAACAGTGAATCTAGTTTAGAAAACAGTATAAACGTTCACATACAGTATAAAGGAAACTAGATTTAACAAAAATTTGCATTTTAAAGGAAACTAGTTTAGAAAACAGTATAAACGTTCACATACAGGTTGccattttgaaaaaaacaaataaaataatttataatccaCTCATTAACAATACAGGAGAccataaaaattaaaaccaatatcttgaaaagaaagtgtcTCCTTTGATCTCAATTCCATTTAAATTTGTAGCAAGGTCAGCAGGAATGTAACAACAGTGAATCAATGAATGGGCATCCTATATTTAACTGGCCcactttatataccaataaGTAAAGACTGGGTTCTGAATGCAAATAATTCAGTGATGATATATACAGGATCAATGATGTTAACATATAGAATAAAACATGTAACCTGATGTCAGGATCTTTCAATGAGGTAATAATCTGAGCTTGATGTCTTTTTATGATATCTTGTACATCAGTAACCATCAACATTCTAGTCATATTCTCCTGCACCGTAATAGCATATATGTTATGAACTGCAACATTGCATTATGACAACCAACCAATACCACCAAAGCCTTCTAAACTGTAATGAAATCTACCACAGAATATTGGCCATGCAATTTTTGTCCCTCCTTTCAAacagaaagaaaagataaatatgCAGTGAAATGTGGCCACAACTTACCAAGCCAAGATACCGAATGTTTGGTTCACGGACAGCAATAAATTTTCCAAGAAGAGCAACACATTGAGACATCATCTCTTTTTCAGCATCAAGATGCATCACCTGAAGAGAACAATCAGAATAGAGACAATAATTACAACATCTCATTGTGAGAAAAAGTTCCTTTTGAGTAAATTGGGAGGGGTGTAACAGCCACCAACTTCACTACATGCATCTCTATATGAAGAATTAAGGAAACCTACAGAACCCCCATATGCACACTATAAGCATTCTTACAAAGATGTGCATAGAAATGAAGACAACCaatcaaatatagaaaaagagaagaaaaatatatgtaCAATGAAATGGCATTTCATTTCCCTCTTTGAAGTTTGGTACGCGATATATGGTGCGCTTAGGGTAAAATAGTACAGAGTAATATCAGAGTCCCACTTATATTATTTAAGCACATGAGAATATGTCTACTTGAGAAGTGAATTCACAAATGAAAAAGAAGCATTTAACATAAAAATTGCTAGAAGTACAATGTAAAAAGTTGGGGTTAACTGTGCAATGGTTTCAATTAGTTTGACCAGTAAAATTCATAATCATTGGATTATCATTTACACATGCAGGTTAATGCCATATAGAGTGATCAGTGTAAAGAACAAAAATGCGGTTGTTTGTTTACAATATAGTATAGCACAATAAACATACCAGAGCAAGGGCTTCAAAAAGAACAGCATGGGATGCATTATTTTTGTTCACATTTTTTACAACATCAGTTCCCATCAGTATCCTTTGTAAGACCTGAAATAATAAATCAAGGCTTGGGTAAAATTGTTATCTAATAAACAAAAGTTTTGGACATTTCAATGTGATCTGACAAACCTCAAACAGTGACCTCCTGGCATTAGGATCTTCAATTGTAGGAAAATATTGAAGAGCCCTCATTGTTTTGACCTACATTAAGTAAAAATTGGTAAAAGAATAAAAGGAGGTTTGCATGCTGGATAAAACGAAAAATTTAGTACAGCACTTGGTTCTCGATAATAGAAAGCAAGCTGAAAGAATTTCAAAACCTTCCTTAAACCAATGCCAATCgaaaaacatatatattagACAAAAAGAAAAGTTCACAAACCTGAAGCCAGGGAGACGGGATACCATAGTAAGTGTATTCTTGAGGGATATCCTGGTTCCTAGCAAGCCGCTCTAAAGTTTTGATACACTTGGGAAGACAACTCCAATACGCCTCGTGGTTGTTTGATACTAATGCAACAAGAAGACTCATAGAAGATGTCAAAACACCAAGGTCTCGTTCATCCAAAAGTTGTGCCATCCGATCCGCCCTTAAGGTAGAAGGTTGAGAAATAAGCTCTTTGAAGAaaaaacataaagaaaaaaGTGCATACTAGCATAATTACATTGAGATTTACCATCCATCTACGTTGACAACATCAGGGTTTTTCCTGTACAGACGCAGCAAACACAATGCAGCTTTTTTTCGGACAAGTGGTCTGCAACTGCTTGATATCTAGATCACAAAATGCAGTTAAGATCAATATTTTCCAATAAAGCCACCTATTTAACAATAATGCAATAATTTCTTACCAGCAACTTCTGCACATCAGGTGCTAAGGACTCAGCAAATTCTCTCCCACCAATATTTCCAACCTACAAGATAACCCTTTTGCTCACATACATTGAAACCAcaatgataaaagaaaaaaacttaaAGAGTCATCTAATGTGGACAttttattactttataaattatatattcattGAAGGTTCATATTAACAATTAAAAGATTTTAATGGAACATAATCACCAGAGGATGGTAAAATGATTAGAAGAGAAAGTCCACCACAAATTGCAAAACTTGTTGAAAGACTTCTTCTTAGTACCTTTAAAGATACTAAAAAAGTAATACCATTAAATGATCAATATGACGAGCAATTCTAGGAAAGGTATTACCATACCATAGTCAATGCTAGACACTGGAAGGTTTCATTACGACCAATGATATCATTGCGCACTGTATTTATAGCCAACCTAAGAAAGTCATGATTTTCATTAAGCAAACTTGAAGTTACAATGTACCCAACCTGCAGTCATTTATGAGGATATTAGAATTCCTTCTTCACAGTCTATAGATATTTTCTCTGCTAGGTAAACATGGAAATGAACTGAAACTGAAACAACGCTCTAAAACAATGGAGTAATGTATATATCAGCAGAGAGTAACAAAACATTACAAAAAGGCATCACGGAGGAGAACAAAATACCTGTTTTTCAGGATACTTTGGGGCAGATATAAGGGAAACAGCTTCCATGTGACCAAAATCCACATCATAGCCAAGCATGTATATATAAAGCATTTTCCAAACATATTTCTTTTTCTCGTATGGTGTCAGAGCCTACAGCAGAACCAAaggtaaaacaaattaaatacaGCCATTCATAAGTGTAAGACAtcaatgttgttttgaataacaGCAAGAACAAATTGATGGAACTTGAGTAATAGATGAGTAGATATATTTTACTTTCAGGAAAAACCGGAATATATAAACAAACCAAAGCATTGAGATAAAGACAGTTTTGGAAAgggaaaacaaaaattagaaaACCCTTCTGCTCTAAAAGCAGAAAgtcaacaaaataaataaaaataaaggatttaaaaaatcaaaaaaaataaatttcagaaactcatttttctataattaaaagGGTAGTTTAACAgatatataggaaaaaaaaatatccaaaacaacaaatatagaagaaataacaaataaaacagATTTCAGGACACAATTAAACCAACTTTGGCTCCAGGAGTTACAATTGTGactgaaaaataaagaaaatcaaTTAGTAAATTGATAGTTCTGAAACCCTCTGGTGTGATTATATGATTCCATTTGAGCCAAAAAAATGACAGTTTATAATAAAAACCATAGGCACCATTAGAGTGTTAAGGAAGAACTATGTTGGCAAGGATAAAAGCAGATCCCAACAAAGAGTTGTGCAGCAAAGGCAAAAGTCAAACAACAGTATTCTGCATCCAATACCACAGTCCAATGCTAGAAGAACTCTTTAATGTGAAAGGTTCCTCATATTTAGAAACTAGTTCATAACCCATTGAAGGTGATGGTAAAATGAAATTCCATCATTGGGTActgtttataataaataatcaaTACTAAATGTTTTAGTTTGCCAGTCGGCAATGACATTGCAATCCTCAGAGTCATAGATCATCAATTTCTGTTACAAAATTGTATTCAGAGCCACACATTTGGAAACATACAGATATGCGTGTGACTGTGTCAAAGTGACCCAAACACACAAATTGACTACACATATGTTGATTCTTGTGCTAAGAAAATGATGTGCTGCAAAATCGCACACACCTTTGGTTCCTATTTATCAGAATTTTCAACTGAgcttattttagattatatttttggattttgagTTAGTTCCTCTTCCATACATTTTCACGTTTAATTTGGCTTTTCAGGTATATTCCAGAATATTTTTATAAGAGATATTATGGAGAAAGTAGAGAAACAAAGAGTACATAAGCTCAAAATCTTACTCAAATCTCCAAGTTCATATTGGAGAGAATCAAACAAACCATCTCCTTATCTGAAAATTAAGGAGCTATAGGCCTAGAAGGATTAGAGCACCAAAAATCCAAAACAAATCAGGAAAAATGACTCCCACCTAATATAAATGAGAttttatagagagagagagttgtCAGATGGGGAGCTTGCATAAAGAGAATTTGCGCTTCAGGTTAGAATAGAACTAGAAAGCTCCAAAGGAAAAGTCACAATCAATAATGGTATaagtttacaattttatttttttcttccattattTAGGATCAATAATTTTCTGTTAGAACGAAGACAGCTTGGTTTGAATGATAATTTATTTGGATTTCAATTTCATTTAAGTTTCCTTCTATTCAACTGAGTGTTAAACTTAATGATACTGAATTGGTCATTTACAATCTTGTGGGTTGTTAGGAGGATGGAAAATTTATATATGACCTGTCTAAGAACATGCTAAAAATACCATAATCATTAATTTTCTATAAATACTGTTGAGGGGGATTTTTTGTGAGTAACATAGACACCATAAATTATCAATGTCTTTATTCTTCTTAGAACTCAAGAACAAAATTAATTAGGTTTTAGAAACTAAAGAGAATTGATGTGGCAAGAATTGAGTATTATTAATCTAGGGAATTCCTCCATCAATCGATAGACTAGATCTTAGTTAAGGTAAAATGCTAAAAGGTAGTaggaaaaaacaaatgaaattgGATTGACGGTGTTTCCAACATTGAATATTTACTCTCTAACTAACTGACATAGAAAATATTGcattttcattctagcttttCAGTATTTAGTTACTGTGTTGTATTCATGTGGGATTAAGTTACGCCCTAAAACCAAATAGTAAGAATCCTTTCAGGAACAATACTAAACTCATCCACTTCACTACTTGATTTTATGCAATAGCAAATTTTAACCATCAGAATGCAAGGCCAGGACCATCTTCTAGATTGGAACTTACTGAAATTAAGTTAGAAGAAAGATAGATGCATCTATAGAGGTTATAAAACACATAACAAAGTCTGATGAcagatataataatataatagccgaacaaattatagtatatttgAAGTCAATTCCTACCTTAGAGATACAGGCTTCCAATCATTCTTTGCCACACTAACAAAATGGGCACCagaatttattttagaaataaactACGCTACTTGCAATGTATTAGATCTACTTAGTACTGTATCTGTTTAAACTGAGAAGAACTTACCTTCTAGCACATAAATATCTACACATGAGCTATTAAATCGATCGATACCAGCTGCCCTTCTATGTCATCTTCAATGTTGCAGCCAAACGGACATTATTATAAGTGAACACATCAGAATAACTTAACACCTAAACCAAGAACGGATACCTAACTGTACAGAACACTCTATAACCCTTACAATTTCAGCTTATTGCTAATTTTTCCATATACTCGTCAACAACTAAACTATCATGAAAACCTTCGTTTTTCACGCAGCTGTAAACCAGTACAAATCTCAGGTCCACACATCACAAACTCGCTAAAGTCCAACTCATTTCACCATTCAAAGCACGTCCGATACCTAATTTTCCTCTATCAATTTTAAACACCAATCCCGACACTGCCAAGAGGTCATCAATTACAACTTTCTAGGTTTCCACTGCCTCTCGAGGTGATAACAAACAAAATCTCGAGCAACAGAACCAGCGAGAAACGGTGCAGAAACAACAGGAACTAAGTGGAAAAAGCTGAAAGGAGAAGAGAAACCCTAACCGAACCTTCTCATTTTTGAAGCGCGTGCGTATGTTGCCGAGTTCCTTGTCCACACGAAGCCTCTCCTGCTCCTTGTTCTGGCAATTGCGAATATCGCTTATAaacacggagagtcctcgcatCCCCGACATCGCCATCACCTATGGCGCTCACAGATCCCTCTCTTCTCTTCAGATCCCCAAACTCAATTCGGTTGCGGATTCGATCCGATCCAACGCGGATTTTGAACGGTCGGTGATCTTGAGCTCCGAATTGCGGAACGTCGAACGGAGAACCGAGTAGGAGAAACAATTCAGTTGTGTGTTACGGTTGATCTAGACCCAAAAACAGTTCGCCaggagagagaagagaaagaaagaaagaatgaGAGAGAGAGGGTGGACTGACGGAAATTGAAAAGGCCCTCGAACACTGCTGGAACCACcttttattttccattttcaTACCATTTTACCAATTCCGTCATTCCAtcattttctgtttttctttttgccACCACGGGacttttctttttcacatacTTTAACATATActcaattaaattatataaattattaaaaatatgctCTTCAACGTATTTTTTAAACATACTCTTTTTGTATgtgtttattaaataaaattgttttataaagtGTTTTGACTGTTTTTATTTCACCATTTCTTTTAAGAAATTGGTTTGGTATTTGCATTTGGTGTCTTTTTATCCGCTCATGATTATGATATTTATTGTCTCTCTTTGGCCTTCGGTGTGTAAGTCAAGGACGTGTGGGAAGGGTCAAAGACCTAAAGTCATATATGTCCTCCTACTCTTGGAATTGGAATTATATCACAGGGTCCATTATCACTCTTGAACCACATTTCCTAGCTATATTCTTCTAACTAGGTTTCGAGGAACAAAAGGATAACCAAAAATCTAAAATCGGATTGTGTCTGTTTGGATCCGATTGATCAGATTATACGAGTTTAAATTAGTAAtttgtttaattaattatatcatgAATTAGTGAGTTAGtccattatttttaatttttagaatttatttatttgattgtaattatttatattattttttataataaaaattaagagataataataatattaaatcaaCTCTAATATtctaatcaaataaaatatctaaataaaataaagtaaatatcaataatacccaatgaattaattatatataaaaaaattattgtaaatataattttacaaaaaatatcCATAATCATCAtcaattttgattttaaaagcATCACATTACTTTTAAAAGTATCATAAATAAAAGATGATGGATTAGTTGGCAGGTTCGCTCTACCGGCAGattcaaaaaattaattcatcTCATCTAAATAAAATGAAGACAGATGATCACGaacttaattttctttatttttaattgagttaaaatattatataatttttttacttatgtCTTTTGATTGAATATTACCTTATTTAATGTCttacttattttaatagttttatagaatattttattcattgaaCCTTCAATGGtatatcattaaaataaaatcaagttctttttatttttacttcaattatagttttttttctacgagaaaatatttaataagcATATTAAAGGTTTGAATGAGTTATACTTTACGTTTTGCATGTTATAAAACTACAGTAAAATAAGTTAATAAAATGGaacattttgattttaattatattaaccaGTGAAAATTTCATGCTTCTTTACGTCTATATATATATCCActtcttataataataaaatataaaagacataattaaaattaaaatattatgataattattaaaaaataaataaaaaaattaagagtttCATAAATGTagatattttcaattaaatgtCTCTTAGATTTGTTTGCTCTATTAAGTATtgcaaatttttatattttttcaattaagtcctcactatttaatatttccGAATTATCTGTATAAGAAGATATTGTAGAGTGATCTTACTCACTTGTCTCTACACTTTAAGAAATTTAAGATTTCCTAGTTAATATATAAAACACaacaagtattttttattattttaattaaaatcatattgaattataagaaattattattattgtcacATTATATCAATGGTgttaattatgatatttttctAGTAAATGAAAGTCATTCAAGAGGTTATCCAAcataattaaaatgttaaaaatcaCTTGTCATTTATATTAaccataatattattttatattaaataaaaagtttcacatttttaaatatgtGGATACAAAAGAcaataattcaattaaaaatactcaaatttaaaagaaacttaaaatttaattaaaccaaaaaatatttataaaaacaatttttttattaatttttgtagtATTACAGttagaaaatattaaagaataattattattgataataatttttttaaaattaaaaaatgagttatatttataatttttaaaaatactaataCTAAAAACTGtaattatgataaatttatatgaaacttatacaaaataatatataattaaatatttttaccaacttttaaaaactaataaattgagttatattttaaaagtaaaactaTAAAtcaaacatattaaaaaaaatatttattgatatttgtgcaccaaaaaatataattcattataatattttaacatttttaatttaaaaaaaaaataacttaaaaaatatgttttaaaaataattcattccTTAACCACTTAACAAATACATGCATTAAAAACTTTCTTAAATAAGTCTTTCCCAACATCCATTCAAAAGTGTCCAAAAGAAATCTTTCCATACATGCATGTgttgtaaaagaaaataataaagtttatttTGACACTTTAACAAGGGTTTTATTATAACcgttttttttatacaaattacTTTTGTCATtattaattacttaaaaaataaaattattttttaaattaatattaatgtacaatTTTTATATGACTTCACACTCTTCCCATAGTTCATTATTTGAAGGCAAGAAAGAGAGCATACTCTCACGCATTTTCACACCAAATCTCACACTTTTAATCACTCTATGCactctattttttgtttttcaatttcgactcatccaaaattatttctatATGTATGTTACATTTCTATCATCGTGAAAAttgaataaaagaagaaaatatgaatCGCGCATGTGTTTTCACTAGTACTATAATAAACTGAATAAATTTTTGGGTGATAAGGTTGGACAAACCAGATCACCACCTAATATAGAAGACTATTCAGTCAGTCAGAATTAATGCATCAAATATACGATAAATTGAATAACTTTAtctaagtaataataaatattaaatacggTCCATCAACAAGATATTTCATTACAAActttacaaataaatataattataaaaaataagatacattttaataatatattaactaTACTTAACTATTAAACACTTAATTGTTGAAAAATATGTAACTAAGTGAGAATCAAATTTTCTTCCTCAATCATGCTTTCTTCTCTTCCTCATTTTCATGTTCGTTCTTCAACTCTCTCCATGGGTATCATTTCCCAAACATTTGGACTAAAGAAA includes:
- the LOC137835668 gene encoding AP-2 complex subunit alpha-1-like, with translation MAMSGMRGLSVFISDIRNCQNKEQERLRVDKELGNIRTRFKNEKALTPYEKKKYVWKMLYIYMLGYDVDFGHMEAVSLISAPKYPEKQVGYIVTSSLLNENHDFLRLAINTVRNDIIGRNETFQCLALTMVGNIGGREFAESLAPDVQKLLISSSCRPLVRKKAALCLLRLYRKNPDVVNVDGWADRMAQLLDERDLGVLTSSMSLLVALVSNNHEAYWSCLPKCIKTLERLARNQDIPQEYTYYGIPSPWLQVKTMRALQYFPTIEDPNARRSLFEVLQRILMGTDVVKNVNKNNASHAVLFEALALVMHLDAEKEMMSQCVALLGKFIAVREPNIRYLGLENMTRMLMVTDVQDIIKRHQAQIITSLKDPDISIRRRALDLLYGMCDVSNAKDIVEELLQYLSTAEFAMREELSLKAAILAEKFAPDLSWYVDVILQLIDKAGDFVSDDIWFRVVQFVTNNEDLQPYAAAKAREYLDKPAIHETMVKVSAYILGEFGHLLARRPGCSPKEIFGIIHEKLPTVSNSTISILLSTYAKILMHSQPPDPELQNQIWTIFKKYESSIEVEIQQRAVEYFALSRKGAALMNILAEMPKFPERQSALIKKAEDTEDTAEQSAIRLRQQQSQTSNALVVTEQSHPNGTLPVGQLSLVKIPSMSSAVDDTSAGERLSQENGTLSKVDSQPPSADLLVDLLGPLAIEGPPSSNIHTRSISSSGLEGTVVESTAIVPAGELTNSVQPIGNIAERFHALCMKDSGVLYEDPYIQIGIKAEWRAHLGHLVLFLGNKNTSPLVSVQALILPPTHLKMELSLVPETIPPRAQVQCPLEVINLHPSRDVAVLDFSYMFGNDRVNVKLRLPAVLNKFLQPISVSAEEFFPQWRSLPGPPLKLQEVIRGVRPLPLLEMANLFNSYHLIVSPGLDPNPNNLVASTTFYSESTRAMLCLIRIETDPADRTQLRMTVASGDPTLTFELKEFVKEQLVSIPTPIAVRPTTQPTPTSPLAQPSSAPASITDPGAMLAALL